One SAR86 cluster bacterium genomic window carries:
- the dxs gene encoding 1-deoxy-D-xylulose-5-phosphate synthase has product MKKFDKFPLKEPVSEFLKEINSPKDLKKLNLQQLNILADELREFLLYSVSQSGGHFGAGLGAIELTIALHSILNLPDDKIVWDTGHQAYPHKILTGRKDKMHLMRKLNGIAAFPSITESAYDAMSVGHSSTSISAALGMNEANLSKDNKKNVFAVIGDGAMTAGIAFEAMMHAGHLDNNLKIILNDNDMSISKNKGGLSDYLAKIWASKSYKKLKSSGKSVLSKLPYALHISRNLKDGIKSAIMPGNLFEDIGINYIGPIDGHDIELLQKTIKRMMEKDSPYLLHIITKKGAGFIPAEEERIKFHAISKIEPEKNSSKPKFQDIFGDWLCDKAETDKSLVGITPAMKEGSGMVNFEKEYPERFYDVAIAEQHSVTFAAGLSLEGLKPVVAIYSTFLQRGYDQFIHDVCLENIDVTFAIDRAGIVGEDGPTHTGSFDISFMRCIPNIVISCPSNEHELWHLLNICYEHKGPAAIRYPRGSGIGVQPIPNEVEGFEIGKAKKIKDGQSVCILNFGVLMDQIDQIAEKKDYTLYDMRFIKPIDQDALEHAMQHETIITLEDNTLLGGCGSAIGEKLHKQKFKGNLLSIGLKDEFPAHGSRNEILRQNGLDEESIQKTIDNFLRN; this is encoded by the coding sequence ATGAAAAAGTTTGATAAATTTCCTTTAAAGGAACCTGTTTCTGAATTTTTAAAAGAAATAAATTCTCCAAAGGACTTAAAAAAGTTAAATCTGCAACAACTCAATATTCTTGCTGATGAATTAAGAGAATTTTTGTTGTATTCAGTCAGTCAGTCTGGAGGACATTTTGGAGCAGGATTGGGCGCGATTGAATTGACTATTGCTCTTCACAGTATCCTTAATCTGCCTGATGACAAGATTGTCTGGGATACAGGACACCAAGCATATCCTCATAAAATTTTGACTGGCCGTAAGGACAAGATGCACCTGATGAGGAAACTTAATGGTATTGCTGCCTTTCCATCTATAACTGAATCAGCTTATGACGCAATGAGCGTTGGGCACTCTAGTACTTCAATAAGTGCAGCACTTGGAATGAATGAAGCTAACTTAAGTAAAGATAATAAAAAAAATGTTTTTGCTGTTATTGGTGATGGTGCAATGACAGCAGGTATTGCTTTTGAGGCAATGATGCATGCTGGTCATCTTGATAATAATCTAAAAATTATTCTAAACGATAACGATATGTCAATTTCTAAAAATAAGGGTGGACTATCAGATTATCTTGCCAAAATTTGGGCATCAAAATCATATAAAAAACTTAAATCTAGTGGTAAAAGTGTATTGAGCAAACTTCCTTATGCTCTGCATATTTCGAGAAATTTAAAGGATGGAATTAAGTCGGCAATAATGCCAGGAAATCTTTTTGAGGATATTGGAATTAATTATATTGGTCCAATTGATGGTCATGACATTGAATTGCTTCAAAAAACAATTAAAAGAATGATGGAGAAAGACTCTCCATATTTACTTCATATAATCACAAAAAAAGGTGCTGGATTTATACCTGCTGAAGAAGAAAGAATCAAATTTCATGCGATTTCAAAGATTGAACCCGAGAAAAACAGCTCAAAACCAAAATTCCAAGACATTTTTGGTGATTGGTTATGTGATAAGGCAGAAACTGATAAATCGCTTGTGGGTATCACACCTGCAATGAAAGAGGGTTCTGGAATGGTGAACTTTGAAAAAGAATATCCTGAAAGATTTTATGACGTTGCAATTGCAGAGCAACATTCTGTAACTTTTGCTGCTGGATTATCTTTAGAAGGCTTAAAACCAGTTGTGGCAATATACTCAACATTCTTACAAAGAGGATATGACCAATTCATACATGATGTATGTTTAGAAAATATCGATGTTACTTTTGCAATAGATAGGGCTGGCATTGTTGGAGAAGATGGTCCTACACATACAGGAAGTTTTGATATTAGTTTTATGAGATGCATTCCAAATATTGTGATTTCTTGCCCATCTAATGAACATGAGCTTTGGCATCTTTTGAATATTTGTTACGAACATAAAGGACCTGCTGCAATAAGATATCCAAGAGGATCTGGAATTGGTGTTCAGCCAATACCTAATGAAGTCGAAGGTTTTGAAATTGGTAAAGCTAAAAAAATAAAAGATGGTCAGTCTGTTTGTATTTTAAATTTTGGGGTTTTGATGGATCAAATAGATCAAATTGCTGAGAAAAAGGATTACACCTTATATGATATGCGATTTATTAAACCGATTGATCAAGATGCATTAGAACACGCTATGCAACATGAGACAATTATTACCTTAGAAGACAATACCCTACTTGGCGGATGTGGTAGCGCTATTGGTGAGAAATTACACAAACAAAAATTTAAAGGAAATTTACTATCAATTGGATTAAAAGATGAGTTTCCAGCTCATGGAAGTAGAAATGAAATTCTTAGACAAAATGGATTGGATGAAGAGAGCATTCAGAAAACAATCGATAATTTCTTAAGAAATTAA
- the thiL gene encoding thiamine-phosphate kinase, with the protein MKDTHHKKNEEYFIEKYLKPLSKKNESFPIPNGDDSSLINFNSLISVDSFVEGQHFPKDLDPFFIGYRSIAVAASDILAMGAKPEGCLLSITINRPSDEWFAEFSNGINEFLEQHKMSLLGGDITKGNLNIGVTVVGKTNNKILKRDGAKVNENIFISGSLGRGYLGRLEYRELDTKLNHFLMPKIPIHDIDKIREVASSCIDVSDGFLIDLKRILISSKVGADIFLNEDFCTNGKEDLICGDDYVLCFTSNLDEKDLTKMLPDAHYVGKITKEQKLDVFDQKKNRLNFNKLGWDSFI; encoded by the coding sequence TTGAAAGATACCCATCATAAAAAAAATGAAGAATATTTCATTGAGAAATATTTAAAACCTCTTTCAAAAAAAAATGAATCATTCCCCATTCCTAATGGGGACGACTCTTCTCTGATTAATTTTAATTCTCTGATAAGTGTTGATTCATTCGTAGAAGGACAGCATTTTCCTAAAGATTTAGATCCTTTTTTCATTGGTTACAGATCTATAGCTGTTGCTGCTAGTGATATTTTAGCTATGGGAGCAAAACCTGAGGGATGTCTTTTGTCTATAACAATTAATAGGCCCTCTGATGAATGGTTTGCAGAATTCTCAAATGGTATAAATGAATTTTTAGAACAGCATAAAATGTCATTACTTGGAGGTGATATTACAAAAGGAAATTTAAATATTGGAGTCACAGTAGTAGGAAAAACAAATAATAAAATTCTTAAAAGAGATGGCGCAAAAGTAAATGAGAATATTTTTATTTCAGGATCATTAGGAAGAGGTTATCTTGGACGATTAGAATATAGAGAACTTGACACAAAATTAAATCATTTTTTAATGCCAAAAATTCCTATACATGACATTGATAAAATTAGAGAAGTTGCAAGTTCTTGTATTGACGTATCAGATGGCTTTCTCATAGATTTAAAACGTATATTAATTTCATCGAAAGTTGGTGCAGATATCTTTTTAAATGAAGATTTTTGCACAAATGGTAAAGAAGACTTAATTTGTGGGGATGATTATGTTTTGTGTTTTACATCAAATTTAGATGAAAAAGACTTAACAAAAATGCTACCAGATGCTCACTATGTAGGTAAGATTACAAAAGAACAAAAACTTGATGTGTTTGATCAAAAAAAGAATAGATTAAATTTCAATAAATTAGGTTGGGATTCATTTATTTAA
- a CDS encoding thiolase family protein has protein sequence MKNVVIVDSVRTGLSKSFRGTFNMTRGDDMVAHCINALLDRNKNLDPNSVEDIIMGCGNPEGPTGHNIGRNAVVLSNLPISTSGTTVNRYCSSGLQTISMAAGQIMAGGYDVIMAGGVEQITQTQPVINMNGFVNEKINENEPGIYFPMGQTAEVVAKRYKVSRESQDEYSLQSQLRCAEAQEAGRYDDEIIPMKTQMLLTNKETGEQKVVDAECVKDECNRPETTIEGLSGLKPVFDPENGSVTAGNSSQLSDGASVTLVMSEEKALDLGLKPKAYFRGFTTVGCGPDEMGIGPVFAIPKLLEKYKLSIEDIDLWELNEAFAVQVVYCRDELGISMDKLNLDGGSIAIGHPYGMTGSRLAGHMIRELNNRDAQYGVVTMCVGGGMGAAGLLERYPS, from the coding sequence ATGAAAAATGTTGTAATTGTAGATAGCGTAAGAACAGGTCTCAGTAAATCCTTTAGAGGTACTTTTAATATGACTAGAGGTGACGATATGGTTGCTCACTGTATTAATGCCCTACTGGATAGAAATAAAAATTTAGACCCAAATAGTGTTGAAGATATTATTATGGGTTGTGGTAATCCAGAGGGTCCTACGGGCCACAATATAGGGAGAAATGCAGTTGTTTTGTCAAATCTTCCAATTTCAACAAGTGGAACTACTGTAAATAGGTACTGTTCTTCAGGTCTTCAAACTATTTCTATGGCAGCAGGACAAATAATGGCTGGCGGCTATGATGTCATTATGGCAGGTGGTGTTGAGCAAATAACCCAAACACAACCTGTAATAAACATGAATGGCTTTGTTAATGAAAAAATAAATGAAAATGAACCGGGTATATATTTTCCTATGGGTCAAACTGCTGAAGTTGTTGCGAAAAGATACAAAGTTTCTCGTGAATCACAAGATGAGTATTCTTTGCAAAGCCAACTAAGATGTGCTGAGGCACAGGAGGCGGGCAGGTATGATGACGAGATAATTCCTATGAAAACTCAAATGCTTCTGACAAACAAGGAGACAGGTGAGCAGAAAGTTGTAGATGCAGAATGTGTGAAAGATGAATGCAACAGACCTGAAACCACAATTGAGGGACTATCTGGTTTGAAACCAGTCTTTGATCCTGAAAATGGAAGTGTAACAGCAGGGAACTCCTCTCAGTTATCAGACGGAGCTTCTGTTACATTGGTAATGTCTGAAGAAAAAGCGTTAGATTTAGGCTTGAAACCAAAAGCATATTTTAGAGGATTCACTACAGTTGGTTGTGGTCCAGACGAAATGGGCATTGGTCCTGTTTTTGCTATTCCAAAATTGTTAGAGAAATATAAATTATCTATAGAAGATATAGACCTATGGGAATTAAACGAAGCTTTTGCAGTTCAGGTAGTATATTGCAGAGATGAGCTAGGCATTTCAATGGATAAGTTAAATCTTGATGGTGGTTCAATTGCGATTGGTCATCCTTATGGCATGACAGGTTCAAGGCTTGCAGGACATATGATTAGAGAGTTAAATAACAGAGATGCACAGTATGGAGTGGTGACAATGTGCGTCGGTGGTGGAATGGGAGCAGCAGGCCTTCTTGAAAGATACCCATCATAA
- a CDS encoding TonB-dependent receptor plug domain-containing protein — MKKIFLLLLVLVTSSFVFSQEAEEGFDEDSIENVVTTALLKEETVQDASVAVTVLTGDDIDERGIRDLEDAQFQAPGLYFTQGVFTGAAVSIRGVPNIGGAGASFSGNVSYRMDGSNVTAAWFADGEMFDVQALEVLRGPQGTLFGGSNPAGSIIISSATPTSAKHNYFDFEMGDHELAKFTLGHTVRFSDKAATRFAIRKTNRDGFVMNLQTGEKIDDKDYLGARMVTEYDFDNGATLRFTAFHQSRDDKSGRLMKTACDGIVIFGCQHTLTGGFPDPGGMVNTTTSYFTSIDLLTGIYPGNGLISDPLINVFENSVVPVDAYKVSHPLTPHKEIDSNLFSINLEQNMLGHDFVLNYAYYEHEYDSYGLLNEAQMDRPYHMGAVINADLYQGKYGGQYTRDMVVDRSYSDNKNQELELRMLSDSDGPLNYVAGLYSRVYKTTTIYELESPGLEYFGNAGAGPVGQMFPALANKGGLTFWAAFTGVYNANIYSNLQTAATNFVLSDPASLAAIAAAVPGLVASGLTLAQAQAAATGQLVLANFSNPALRGAAVQGTMAQAAGTVQFLEASGLATFKPAFSEWQNKFASDQEAKNVEEAIFAEMDYDLSDKWQVRLGVRWMDTRKDSLARSGVLDINQFQSVHYVTEAEANASLPQNRANFETVTGRVIFDYQIDEDTLLYFGFNRGTKPGGYEPAVDTQSAVQRDDILVDAEEHDIFEIGTKGSYFGGALILNLNAYQNTINGNQLQRLAGLATTTYNGDTENTGFEVEAFAFLSENTRLDASISGNDHVYTNAEGVNPRNPFGATQLLPLGADGTLIQSFNNAAFAAAGIPGVGQNYLNLNHAALAQAFGNNAGAIYAITTYGMTDVGPVFSQFGSYCNTVFALTCPNAGINQDLSGNKVQYVPELAYKFGLEQDIMNNAAGTMTLRFEHMFVGERFVTEFNEMELPSYQFSNLSLRYVHSSDRFGFNLKVYNLLDEDLIIGGNVSSQLNGGVINYYQLRPTATNLQFFVRY, encoded by the coding sequence ATGAAAAAGATCTTTTTATTATTACTTGTGCTTGTCACAAGCTCGTTCGTGTTTTCTCAAGAAGCTGAAGAAGGCTTTGATGAGGATTCAATTGAAAATGTTGTTACGACTGCTCTTTTAAAAGAAGAGACAGTACAGGATGCATCAGTTGCTGTTACAGTTTTAACTGGTGATGATATTGATGAAAGAGGTATAAGAGACCTCGAAGATGCTCAATTCCAAGCACCAGGGCTATACTTTACTCAAGGTGTCTTTACAGGAGCAGCAGTATCTATTAGAGGTGTGCCAAATATAGGTGGCGCAGGAGCATCTTTCTCAGGAAATGTTTCCTACAGAATGGATGGTTCTAATGTAACCGCAGCTTGGTTTGCTGACGGAGAGATGTTTGATGTCCAAGCTCTCGAAGTACTTCGTGGACCTCAAGGAACACTATTTGGTGGTAGTAACCCTGCAGGTTCAATTATTATTTCATCTGCAACTCCTACCTCAGCAAAACATAACTATTTTGATTTTGAAATGGGTGACCATGAGCTTGCAAAGTTCACTCTAGGTCACACTGTTCGTTTTTCTGATAAAGCTGCAACAAGATTTGCAATAAGAAAAACTAACAGAGATGGTTTTGTAATGAACTTACAAACCGGAGAAAAAATTGATGATAAAGACTATTTAGGAGCCAGAATGGTTACTGAGTATGACTTTGACAACGGCGCAACTTTAAGGTTTACAGCTTTCCATCAATCTAGAGATGATAAGAGTGGAAGGTTAATGAAAACTGCGTGTGATGGTATAGTTATTTTTGGTTGCCAGCATACATTAACTGGTGGTTTTCCAGATCCAGGAGGAATGGTTAATACAACTACTTCATATTTCACAAGCATTGATTTATTAACAGGTATATACCCAGGAAATGGATTAATTTCTGATCCATTAATTAATGTTTTCGAAAACTCAGTTGTACCAGTTGATGCTTATAAAGTTAGTCACCCTTTAACACCCCATAAAGAAATCGACTCTAACTTATTCAGCATTAATCTAGAGCAAAACATGCTTGGACATGATTTTGTATTGAACTATGCATATTATGAACATGAATATGATTCCTATGGACTTTTAAATGAAGCTCAAATGGACAGACCATACCATATGGGAGCAGTTATAAATGCTGATCTTTATCAAGGTAAATATGGCGGTCAATATACAAGAGATATGGTTGTTGACAGATCATATTCTGATAATAAAAACCAAGAACTGGAATTAAGAATGCTATCCGATAGTGATGGTCCACTTAATTATGTTGCTGGTCTTTATTCAAGAGTTTATAAAACAACAACTATTTATGAACTTGAAAGTCCAGGTTTAGAATACTTTGGCAATGCTGGAGCTGGGCCTGTTGGTCAAATGTTCCCTGCCTTAGCAAATAAAGGTGGACTTACATTCTGGGCTGCATTCACAGGAGTTTATAATGCAAATATTTATTCAAATCTGCAAACAGCAGCAACAAATTTTGTTTTATCTGATCCTGCATCACTTGCAGCAATAGCAGCAGCAGTACCAGGATTAGTGGCATCTGGTTTAACCTTAGCTCAAGCTCAGGCAGCAGCAACAGGTCAACTAGTTTTAGCTAACTTTAGCAATCCTGCTTTAAGAGGAGCAGCTGTACAAGGTACTATGGCTCAAGCAGCTGGCACAGTGCAGTTTTTAGAAGCTTCAGGTCTTGCAACATTCAAACCTGCTTTCAGTGAATGGCAAAATAAATTTGCTAGTGATCAAGAAGCAAAGAATGTTGAAGAAGCTATTTTTGCGGAAATGGATTATGACCTTTCAGATAAATGGCAAGTTAGACTTGGTGTTAGATGGATGGACACAAGAAAAGATAGCTTAGCAAGAAGTGGTGTTTTAGATATTAACCAATTCCAAAGCGTTCATTATGTAACAGAAGCTGAGGCTAATGCATCTTTACCTCAAAACAGAGCTAACTTTGAAACAGTAACCGGTAGGGTAATATTTGATTACCAAATCGATGAAGATACTTTACTTTACTTTGGATTCAACAGAGGTACAAAACCTGGTGGTTATGAGCCTGCGGTTGATACACAAAGTGCTGTTCAAAGAGATGATATTTTAGTTGATGCAGAAGAGCATGACATTTTTGAAATTGGTACTAAAGGAAGCTATTTTGGCGGTGCATTGATATTAAATTTAAATGCTTATCAAAATACTATTAATGGCAACCAATTGCAGAGACTTGCTGGACTTGCTACAACTACATATAACGGTGACACAGAAAACACTGGTTTTGAAGTTGAGGCTTTTGCTTTCTTAAGTGAAAACACTAGACTTGATGCAAGTATTTCTGGTAATGACCACGTTTATACAAATGCAGAAGGTGTAAACCCAAGAAACCCATTTGGAGCAACACAACTACTTCCGCTTGGAGCTGATGGAACATTAATTCAAAGTTTCAATAATGCAGCTTTTGCAGCAGCGGGTATCCCTGGTGTAGGTCAAAACTACCTTAACTTAAATCATGCAGCCCTTGCACAAGCTTTTGGTAATAATGCTGGTGCAATATATGCAATTACTACTTACGGTATGACAGACGTTGGACCGGTATTTTCACAGTTCGGATCATACTGTAATACAGTGTTTGCACTGACATGTCCAAACGCAGGTATCAACCAAGACTTAAGTGGTAATAAGGTTCAATATGTACCAGAGCTAGCGTATAAGTTTGGTCTTGAACAAGACATAATGAATAATGCAGCAGGTACAATGACCTTAAGATTTGAGCATATGTTTGTAGGTGAAAGATTTGTAACAGAATTTAATGAGATGGAGTTACCTTCTTATCAATTCTCAAACCTTTCATTAAGGTATGTCCACTCTTCAGATAGATTTGGATTTAACCTAAAAGTTTACAACTTGCTTGATGAAGATCTTATTATCGGAGGAAACGTAAGTTCACAGCTTAATGGTGGGGTGATAAATTATTATCAGCTTAGACCTACAGCAACTAACTTACAGTTCTTCGTAAGATACTAG
- the nth gene encoding endonuclease III: MKKSERARNISKILDRVFSTPPVPLDHSDPYTLLIAVLLSAQCTDERVNKITPKLFKVAKNPLKMSKLTQNQIYKIIKPCGLGPQKSKAIKQLSSILVKNFDGKVPDDISALEKLPGVGHKTASVVVSQAFNIPAFPVDTHIHRCAQRWGLSSGKNVKTTENDLKNIFPIEEWNKLHIQIIMYARAYCPARGCYGLECEICKTCYPKRKSKFKHKKP; encoded by the coding sequence TTGAAAAAAAGCGAACGAGCAAGGAATATTTCGAAGATACTAGACAGAGTTTTTTCGACTCCGCCAGTCCCACTTGATCACTCCGATCCTTACACATTATTAATTGCAGTATTACTTTCTGCTCAATGCACTGATGAGAGAGTAAATAAAATTACCCCTAAACTTTTTAAAGTTGCAAAAAACCCTTTAAAAATGAGTAAATTAACTCAAAATCAAATTTATAAAATCATTAAACCATGTGGTCTTGGCCCCCAAAAATCTAAAGCCATAAAACAATTATCTTCAATTTTAGTTAAAAATTTTGACGGGAAAGTTCCAGATGACATATCAGCTTTAGAAAAATTACCTGGAGTTGGACATAAAACTGCCTCTGTAGTTGTTTCTCAAGCATTTAATATTCCAGCTTTCCCTGTTGATACACACATTCATAGATGTGCACAAAGGTGGGGTTTAAGTAGTGGAAAAAATGTTAAAACAACAGAAAATGACCTAAAGAATATTTTTCCTATTGAGGAATGGAATAAACTTCATATACAAATTATTATGTACGCTAGAGCATATTGTCCTGCTAGGGGTTGTTATGGTCTAGAATGTGAGATATGCAAAACTTGCTATCCAAAGAGAAAATCAAAGTTTAAACATAAAAAACCATGA
- a CDS encoding serine hydroxymethyltransferase — translation MGLELSRQEEHIELIASENYASKRVLEAQGSVLTNKYAEGYPNKRYYGGCEHVDGVESIAIERAKKLFGAKFANVQPHSGASANAAVFLALLEPGDTILGMALDQGGHLTHGAKVNFSGRNFNAIQYGLKKDTGTIDYEEVEKLADEHKPKLIIAGFSAYMGIVDWKRFREIADRNNSFLLVDMAHVSGLVAGGVYPNPVEYAHVVTSTTHKSLRGPRSGIILSNEDEEFQKKINFGVFPGSQGGPLMHVIAAKAVCFKEAMTDDFVNYQKQIIKNAKSMCEDFQKLGFETVQPQTDNHLLLLDLRNKNITGKDAEELLGKVNITLNKNSIPNDPESPFVTSGVRIGTAAVTTRGFKEKECSEIVKLIGEAIENKDKPEILQKVKMKAADLCSKFPVYK, via the coding sequence ATGGGACTTGAGTTGTCTCGGCAAGAAGAGCACATTGAGTTAATTGCCTCAGAGAACTATGCATCTAAGAGAGTGTTGGAAGCACAAGGCAGTGTGCTTACAAATAAATATGCTGAGGGTTATCCAAATAAGCGATACTACGGTGGATGTGAGCATGTAGATGGTGTAGAAAGTATTGCTATTGAAAGAGCAAAAAAATTATTTGGTGCAAAATTTGCTAATGTACAACCCCACTCTGGAGCTTCAGCTAATGCTGCAGTTTTTCTAGCATTATTAGAGCCTGGCGATACTATTTTAGGTATGGCTCTCGATCAAGGAGGCCACTTAACTCATGGTGCAAAGGTAAATTTTTCTGGAAGAAATTTCAATGCGATACAGTATGGTTTAAAAAAAGATACTGGAACAATTGATTATGAAGAAGTTGAGAAACTTGCTGATGAACACAAACCAAAACTAATAATTGCTGGTTTTTCAGCTTATATGGGTATAGTTGACTGGAAGCGTTTTAGGGAAATTGCTGATAGAAATAATTCTTTTCTTTTAGTTGATATGGCACATGTTTCAGGACTGGTAGCTGGTGGTGTTTACCCAAATCCTGTTGAATATGCGCATGTAGTAACTAGCACAACACATAAATCCTTAAGAGGTCCTAGATCAGGGATAATTCTCTCTAACGAAGACGAAGAATTTCAGAAAAAAATTAACTTTGGTGTTTTTCCAGGCTCTCAAGGAGGTCCGCTCATGCATGTTATTGCCGCAAAAGCTGTGTGTTTTAAAGAGGCCATGACGGATGATTTTGTAAATTATCAAAAGCAGATAATAAAGAATGCGAAATCAATGTGTGAAGATTTTCAAAAATTAGGGTTCGAAACCGTGCAACCTCAAACTGACAATCATCTCCTTCTACTAGATCTAAGAAATAAGAACATTACAGGGAAAGATGCCGAGGAATTATTAGGGAAAGTAAATATTACTTTGAATAAAAATTCCATTCCCAATGATCCTGAATCACCTTTTGTAACTTCTGGTGTAAGAATTGGCACAGCAGCAGTGACTACAAGAGGCTTTAAAGAAAAGGAATGCTCAGAAATTGTTAAACTAATTGGAGAAGCTATAGAAAATAAAGACAAACCAGAAATCCTTCAAAAAGTGAAAATGAAAGCCGCAGATCTCTGTTCAAAATTTCCAGTCTATAAATAA
- the nrdR gene encoding transcriptional regulator NrdR yields MICPFCTNKETKVIDSRLVSEGSQIKRRRECTKCGERFSTYEEADLVMPRIIKSNGRREPFDEEKLRAGFHKALEKRPVESDKIELSIQFIKDAIRKVGEREIPSQSIGKHVMNHLKDLDQVAYVRYASVYQNFQDIEDFVDEVSELSKK; encoded by the coding sequence ATGATTTGCCCTTTTTGTACAAATAAAGAAACAAAAGTTATTGACTCAAGACTTGTATCAGAGGGTTCGCAAATTAAGAGAAGAAGAGAATGCACAAAATGTGGAGAAAGGTTTTCAACTTATGAAGAAGCTGACTTAGTTATGCCAAGAATCATTAAGTCTAATGGCAGGAGGGAGCCTTTTGATGAGGAAAAATTAAGAGCAGGGTTTCATAAAGCACTTGAAAAAAGGCCAGTTGAGTCTGATAAAATTGAATTATCCATACAATTCATCAAAGATGCTATAAGAAAAGTTGGTGAGCGTGAAATTCCATCACAATCAATTGGGAAGCATGTGATGAATCATCTAAAGGATTTAGATCAAGTTGCTTATGTGAGGTATGCATCTGTGTACCAAAATTTTCAAGACATTGAAGACTTTGTTGACGAAGTTTCAGAACTTTCAAAAAAATAA
- the ribD gene encoding bifunctional diaminohydroxyphosphoribosylaminopyrimidine deaminase/5-amino-6-(5-phosphoribosylamino)uracil reductase RibD, translating to MDVKKLMAEAVKLSVKHKHTTKPNPVVGALLYANGKIVSTGAHEYFGGPHAEVNCIDRVDAEIQKEDLTLFCTLEPCNHTGKTPPCTEKIISSGIKKIVIGVVDPNPIVSGQGIKKLKEAGIDVTVGVLEEEIKSSNEFYFFKHENKRPFVTIKIAQTIDNYAADNNGKPIKITSEKSNHDVQNIRALHDVILTGGNTLRNDNPTMNARVDFVANQPKRILLSSEAKADFKLNFFKDDHFQIIDDVDLKKVVQIICEQNFNSILVEAGPKLVESFLKDGLCDRLISYQSPEPLGNEGISWSAVLNIIEKNGFNLTSSYTIDRDIKRVFIND from the coding sequence ATGGATGTAAAAAAATTAATGGCAGAGGCTGTAAAGCTTTCTGTTAAACACAAACATACAACAAAACCCAATCCAGTCGTTGGAGCTCTGCTCTACGCAAACGGAAAAATTGTGTCAACAGGAGCGCATGAGTATTTTGGAGGTCCCCATGCAGAGGTAAATTGTATAGACAGAGTTGATGCAGAAATTCAAAAGGAGGACCTAACTCTTTTCTGTACTTTGGAACCTTGTAACCACACTGGTAAAACACCTCCATGTACAGAAAAGATTATTAGCTCAGGAATTAAAAAAATTGTTATTGGAGTAGTTGATCCTAATCCTATAGTTTCCGGTCAAGGAATAAAGAAGCTGAAAGAAGCAGGTATAGATGTAACGGTAGGTGTTTTAGAAGAAGAAATTAAGTCTTCAAACGAGTTTTATTTTTTTAAACATGAGAACAAAAGGCCTTTTGTAACCATAAAAATTGCTCAAACGATCGATAACTACGCTGCAGATAATAATGGTAAGCCAATCAAAATTACATCAGAAAAATCAAATCATGACGTGCAAAATATTAGAGCTTTGCATGATGTGATACTAACCGGCGGAAATACGCTTAGAAACGACAACCCAACAATGAATGCTCGGGTAGACTTTGTTGCAAATCAGCCTAAAAGAATTCTTTTAAGTTCAGAAGCAAAGGCTGATTTCAAACTCAATTTTTTTAAAGATGATCATTTTCAAATTATTGATGATGTTGACCTGAAAAAGGTTGTGCAAATTATTTGCGAACAAAATTTTAACTCGATATTAGTTGAAGCTGGACCAAAATTAGTTGAGTCGTTTTTAAAAGATGGTTTATGTGATCGTTTAATTTCTTATCAGTCACCAGAACCTCTTGGTAATGAAGGTATCAGCTGGTCAGCAGTTTTAAATATTATTGAGAAAAATGGTTTTAATCTTACATCTTCCTATACAATTGACCGAGATATTAAACGAGTTTTTATTAATGATTAA